From the Thermodesulfobacteriota bacterium genome, one window contains:
- a CDS encoding NADH-quinone oxidoreductase subunit J, giving the protein METFLFILFGAMAVGASIMVVTRRHPLASALYLILALVSVAALFVLRQAHFLAAIQVIVYAGAVIVLFVFVIMLTNVPEDRLPVERATALRVVGLSAAALLLLEGALIAGRFAMPKDHDAGGGTVEAVGRALFTDYLLAFELTSVLLLAAVIGAVALAKKKI; this is encoded by the coding sequence ATGGAAACGTTTCTCTTCATCCTGTTCGGGGCGATGGCGGTCGGCGCTTCGATCATGGTGGTGACCCGCAGGCACCCGCTGGCCTCGGCGCTCTACCTGATCCTGGCGCTGGTCTCCGTGGCGGCGCTGTTCGTGCTGCGGCAGGCCCACTTCCTCGCGGCGATCCAGGTGATCGTCTACGCCGGGGCGGTCATCGTCCTGTTCGTCTTCGTCATCATGCTGACCAACGTCCCCGAGGACCGGCTCCCGGTGGAGCGCGCCACGGCGCTGCGCGTCGTCGGGCTTTCCGCGGCGGCGCTCCTCCTCCTGGAGGGCGCCCTGATCGCCGGGCGGTTCGCGATGCCGAAGGATCACGACGCCGGGGGCGGGACGGTGGAGGCCGTGGGGCGGGCGCTGTTCACGGATTACCTCCTGGCGTTCGAGCTCACGTCGGTCCTGCTCCTGGCCGCCGTGATCGGTGCGGTCGCCTTGGCGAAGAAGAAAATCTGA